AAAAAATCGCCCTGGAGATCAATGGCAAAATGAGCCTGGCCGAGATCAGAAACGCGTTTTTCACCACCATGGACCAGCTCGAAGGCTGCCGGGTTTTTATCGTCCGGGAATTTCGCGGCCTGTTTCACGCTCTGCTGCTCGAAGAACTCGGCTATCACACCTGGAAATCCGAAGGGGCATTACTGGAGCAGCTCGATCATGTCGCCCAAAAAGAGCGGGAGTATGTTGCCGAGCTAGCCCAAAAATCGGCGACCGAGCCCGCCCAGCCTTCCGGTCACTGCGGTTGTGGCTCGGGCTGCTCCTCCCGGCGCATGAGCGCCACGCCCGTGAGTGGCTGCGGCGCGACCCCACCGCAACAGCCTTCGGAACAACTGCCGCAACCGACACGTATCGGCCCAATCGAGCAACGTCTCTACCGACTCGATCTGGGCACGGTCTTGCAGCAACACCCGGAGCTTAATTCATGGCAGATTCTCCACCCGGTGCTGGAGAAAAAGCACTTCAACCTTTTGGAGATCCGCTGTGACCATGTGCCAAAGTGGTTTGCCCACGAGCTGCAGCAACTGCACCTGACCGCCACGGAAACACTGGTCGGCACCGAAACCCGCGTGGTCGTTTCGCATGCCTGACCGCAGCGCCACCGGGCTGGCGGCGGCTGAAATCTTCTCACCACGGTGATGAAAGTGAAAAAATCATGAATGCACCCAACACCATCAATCATCTGCTCTTTGCCTACGGCTCCAATATGTCGGAACAACAGATGGCCTTGCGCTGCGGCGGGAAACCTCAGGTCGTTGCCATCGCCCACCTTCCCGACCATCAGGCCTCGTTCCACGGTTATTCGCGCCGCTGGGATGGTGCGGAAATGACCGTTTCGCCTCAGGAAGGCGCCACGGTATGGGGCGTGGTTTATGCCCTGACTCTGTCCGCATCGGAACGTCTGGATGGCTGGCAGGATGTGAAGCTGGACGGCACCGGCGCCTATTTTCATTATCCCACGGAGGTGGTGGGGACAGACGGCACCATCTATCCGGTTCTGGTGTACAAAAAGGCTTATCAGCGGGAGTGCGAAACGCCCAGCGATGGCTACCTCAACACCATCATCGCTGCGGCCGAGCACCATCATTTGCCAGAAGACTACGTGAACACCCTGCGCGGCGTGACGACGAAAAAGGCAACCTTCGAGGTGCCGAGAATTTTCGAGCACGAACGCTCCGCCACATTCGCGCCCACCTCGTGCAGCGGCTGCGGGGGCTAACGATTGCTGGGGGGGCACACGATGAAAATCGCCTTTGCTTCAACGGACGGCAAAACCGTCAACCGCAACTTTGACCAGGCCCGTGATTTTACCATCTGGCATCTGCACGGCACGCAACTGCGCAACGCGGGAAAGCGCAGCGCCATCACTACCAACCGCTTTGACCGGGCCTGCCAGCAGGCCCGCCTCAGCGCCATTGCCGATTGTGACTTGGTGTGCAGCCTGGATATCGCTCCCGAGGCCGCGGCTCAGGTCGCGCGCCATCTTTTTCACCTCAAAACCATCCAAGAATGTGCCATCAGCGAGATTCTGGAGCGGCTGCGCCAGGTCGCCGTCGGCACCCCGCCGCCCTGGTTGCAAAAAGCCCTGCGCGATGACGCCGCCCGTTGAGCGCCGAAGCTCAGCCTCCCTCCTCACAGCATCCGTTGGACCCGATATTCTCCGCCGATCACCATGTATTCATCCTCCCCGCGCAGGATACTGCCGGGGAGCAGATCATAGAAAAAGAAAATCTTGGCCAACGGCACCCGGGTTTCCCAGACGGTACGGCCAAACTCCCAGGCCCGCTCCTGCTCGCGGGTAAAGGAGATCAGATTATTCAACCGCACAATCTGTTGCCACTTGCTGAAACTTTCCACGATGTCGTGCTCTTCGGCGTCATGGGTGCCGCGATACAGGGTCAGGCAGTCCTGGTCGGGATAACGTTGCTGTAACTCGTACTGGGTAAATTCATACAGCAGATCGAACTGGGATGAGAGCGCATTGGTGCAGGAGCGCCCGTGGGTGACATCGATCATAAAACGGAAATAGGCTTCGCTGGAAATACCGTCAATCCGTTCGCGGTGAAAGGTGGGATGCAGTCCGAAACGGCTTTCCACCCAATGTTTGAACACCGCGCCGGAGATGCTGTTGGAATCAATCATCCATCCTTTGAGAAAGTTCAGATAACTGTTGCGGATGCTGTCACGCGCCCGGTCGGAGTCCTGCTGCTGCCAATTATGCAGTTGAAACTTGACGGACATGTAATCCTGAAACAGACGGGCACGCTCCGGTGCGCAGGCGGTCTGCTCCAGTCTGTCGAACAGAAAGCGGTTATTACGCCGCACGCCCTGAATTTCCAGCGGTTGAGGATGGTCGTTAAAGGCATGAGAGCCAATAATCCACGGCGGTTGATCACAAAAATTGAATGAACGGTACGACAGAAGCGTTTCCCCTAGCGAAAAGATTTATAGTCCAGTTGATATTTGGCCATACGCAAACCGAGAACGCGCCGAGTCATTCCCAGTTCCCGCGCGGTCTTGGTGACATTGCCGCAATGACTTTTCAACGCTTCCACCAACAGTTCATACTCCACAGAATCGAGTTTGGCGTTCAGCCGTCCCTGAGCGGCAATGCCGGTAATCTCTGGGGTCTGCAAGGACGGCGGCAAGTGGAATCCCTGCACCACCTCCTCCTCAGCCAGAATCACTGCCCGCTCAATCACATTTTCCAGCTCGCGCACATTGCCCGGCCAATGGTAACTCATCAGCATGTTCAGGGCCGGTGTCGAAATCCGTTTCACCTTTTTAGCGGCCGACTCAGCGAAATGAGCGACGAAATGGTCGGCCAGGGCGACGATGTCGCTGCCGCGATCGCGCAAAGGCGGGATGGTGATGGGAAAGACATTGAGGCGATAATAGAGATCTTCGCGAAACAGCCCCAGGGCCACCATCTCGCCGAGGTCGCGGTTAGTTGCAGCGATGATGCGGATATCGACCCGGATTGACCGATTGCTGCCGACCCGTTCGAAGGTTTTCTCCTGCAACACCCGCAGTAATTTGGCCTGCATGGCCGGCGATAACTCACCGATTTCATCGAGAAAGATCGTGCCGCCGTCGGCATCCTCAAAGCGGCCGACGCGGCAGCCGGAAGCGCCGGTATAGGCCCCTTTTTCATGGCCGAACAGTTCACTTTCAATCAGGCTTTCCGGCAGGGCGGCGCAGTTGAATTTGACGAACGGGCCCTCCGCCAGCGCGCCGTTGTAATGGATGGCGCCGGCCACCAGTTCCTTGCCGACCCCGCTTTCCCCCAGGATCAACACCGTAGTTTTGGCGGCAGCGATCTTATCGATCAGGTCATACACTTCCAGCATGGGCTTGGAATTGCCGATGATATTGGTCGGTTTAAACTTGGCCCGTAACGCATCGTTGAGGCGTTGATTTTCCCGCTCCAGATACACTTTGTCGACCTGCTCCATCAGGTGCAATTCCACGGTGGGCGCCAGCATGGCGGCAAAGGTGGCCAGCAGCTCCACATCCAGCTCCAGCAGCCGGTCACTGTCGTAGATCCGCTCGGCGCTGATCGTTCCCAGTACCTTGCAGCCGCGTTTGATGGGAACACAAATAAAGGAGAGTTCCTGATCCAGACCATATTTCAGGCTGCGGGTGCGATGCAAAAACGACGGTTCTTCGCTGATGCAAGGCAACATGATGGCGTGACCGCTCTCCACGACTTTGCCGGTGATCCCTTCACCCAGCGCATAGACCCCTTTCGAGGCTTCTTCATCAGTCAGACCGAAACTCTCATGAATCAAAATGCGTCCTGAGCGTTGATGATGCAGGGTGATCATGCCGCAAACAAAGTTCATCTCCCGTGCCATGATCTGCTGCAGAATCAGCAGGCTGTGGCAGAGATTGGCGCTCTCCGCGATCACCCGGCTCATCTGGTACAACAGCGGAAACACTTTGGCTCGACACTCCAGATTACGACAACGACTGAATGTAATATTAAATACTTACATAACCAGACAACGATTAAACAACCCCTAGCAATTGCGTTATTTAAATATTGCATAACGCCTGCCAAAAAAAATCATTCCTCTCTGCACAATAAATTTGAACGGGCTTCGTGAAGAATTTCAAAGGACGTCCATTCACATGTCATTCTTCAAAAAGAGTAAGAATCATCGTTATAACTGCTTAAACTCGCGAAACTTTTATACAGTCTCGATCTAAACTCCTTTAAACTGTAATCCCATAAAAGCGCACAATAAAAAGGGGGCTCCGCAAAATTAATTTCTAAAATCTTTAAGAGTGACGATAAATTCATCACATGGAAAGAGACGATATCTTCTTGACAGTCGTTTTCATGTGTACATTTACGTACCAAATAACAGATCTTCGTTCAAAAAAGTACAATCCCCACCTGTTTCATACCGGCTTGAGTTCTGTACGTAACGTACTGACAGTCAAACGCCGACAACGGTTCCAGATCTTTTGATAAATAAACTAAAATCGGTCATGTCACTCATCTCGCCTGTCAACGTTCTACATGCATTTACAGCTGAGATACATGTCGTTCAAAAAATTCAACGCAGCAGAAACGACCCTCCTCAATTTGTATAAAATCTTATACATCTCCATTTCATCTCAGCACAAAAACCATTAAATTACAGCATATTACACACATGGCTCCCTTTTTGCTCTATCCCCAAAGAGACATCAATATGGCCCCCAAAACCATATTTCACTTAGACACTGAAAACGCGCGTTGTCCAAAAACTCACAGACAGTTTTATGGCAATAGGAGTGATTCATGCCTCGTTTAATGCCTTTTCCCCGCACAGATAGCCATTTCGTTTTATTGACACGCATGCTGCAAGTGCTGTTGGTGATATTTTTTTTGCTGAGGCTGTCACTAACCGTGGCGAGCTGGCAACAGATTCCCCATAGTCTGTCGGCACTGCTGCTGGTTTTCATTGGTGGAATGGGTCAAGACCTCGCATTTTCCATGTATGCGCTGCTTCCTCCAGCGCTGATTTTACTGTTAACGCCCCAGCGTCTGTTGCATTCAAAGCCTGTTGTCTGGCTAAGTAAAGCCGTTATATTTTTCAGCATGACCGCAGTGGCCTTTGTCGTCGCTGCGGAAGTTCTGTTCTGGCAGGAATTCTCCACACGCTTTAACTTTATTGCCGTTGATTATCTGATCTATCGTCGCGAAGTCACCCAGAACATCTACGAATCCTATCCAATGGGGCTTGTTGCGCTCTATTTACTGGTCGCGTCAGCACTGCTGTTTGCACTTCTATCGACACCGCTGAAAGAGGCGTTCTCCTCTCAGGAACCTTTTCCACAGCGTGCAGGCCGTTTCGGAATGCTGCTTCTGCTGGCCGTTCTTGTTGGATGGGGACTTCCTTCCGGTGGATTCAAGCGTTCGACTAACAATTACGTTAATGAACTCGCGACCAACGGTCCCTATCAGTTCGTGGCTGCGTTTCACAACAACTCATTGAATTATCGGACCTTTTACCACCTTGGCGATGACAGGTCACTGTCGCAACAGCTCCGGCAACAACTGCATGTCACATCACCAGCCCACTCGATGTATGACATCTCACGCCCGGTCCGCACCTCGCAACCGACACAGCCATTGAATGTCATTCTGATTACGGTGGAAAGCCTCAGCGCCAAATATATGAGTCGCTTCCATGACGAAAATAAACCGGTTCTGACACCGTTCCTTGACCGTCTGGCCACTCAAAGCCTGTTTTTTTCCGACTTATACGCCACCGGCACCCGTACCACCCGAGGGTTGGAAGCCATCACCCTATCCTTGCCGCCGACTCCCGGCCGTTCGCTGGTCAAGCGTCCGGATAACGGGCCGTTTTACAGTCTTGGCGGCGTATTGAAACAGCAGGGCTACGACACGGCATTTCTTTACGGGGGGCGGGGATTTTTCGACAATATGAACGCCTTTTTCTCCGGTAACGGTTACCGGATTATTGACGAAGGGGATTACAGCGACGAGGAGATTACATTTAAAAACGCCTGGGGGGTGTGTGATGAGGATCTCTATAACAAAACCCTGCAGCAGGCGGATAAAGCCGTTGCCGCGCAACGGCCCTTTTTCTTTCAGCTAATGACGACCAGCAATCATCGCCCCTACACCTACCCTGACGGCAAAATCGATATCCCGTCCGGTTCGGGACGCGATGGCGCAGTACGCTATACGGACTATGCCCTTGAGCAGTTTTTCACTCAGGCCCGTCAACATGACTGGTTCGACAACACCATCTTTGTCGTCGTTGCCGATCATTGCGCCGGAAGTGCCGGCAAAGTCGGTCTTCCCATTGCCCGCTACCACATTCCGCTGTTTATTTATGCTCCGGCACATATTGCAGCAAGGGATTATAGCCAAGTTGCCAGCCAGATTGATCTGGCCCCGACGTTGTTAGGCTTGCTGCATATTAACTACACCAGCCATTTTTTCGGAGAAGACCTGTTGGCCTCGACCTATCAACCGCGTGCTCTGATCGGTAATTATCAGAAACTCGGCCTTTATCGTAAAAACAGCCTGGTCATTCTGGAACCGCAACAGATCATCACACAAATTAACGACCCATGGCACAGTGAGCAGCTTCTTCAAGGAGATCCGCAACAGGAAGATGTGCAGCTGGCGGAGGCCTATTACCAAGGAGCGGACTATCTAATTCAACACAAGCTCCATCACAGCGACCGGGCTTTCCCTGAATCAGTGCCAGCGCATAGACACGAACAAAACGTGAAAAAAACGACAACAACCTCGTTTAAAACCCAGCTCAAACAGCTGCTGTTCAAGAGCATCTGTTGCGGCAAAAGTCATGGGATGTGACGTCAGCAGTGTAATGGGCTTGAAATGCGTGCGACAAAGTCAACTTTTTACGGTTTTGTCGTAACAATTCGGTACGCATCGGTCACCATTTAAACGCGATTGCCCGCTTGCCGAGAATATAATCATCAAAAATTTTCGTAGCCGGTCCATCGGCCAGGGCCACACAGGTATGAAGCGGCATCAGATGTTCTTCACGTGGATGACAGTAACGCGCGCTTGGTGCCTTCTGCCACTCGATCAACAGCTGTTCCCGTTCAGCCTGAGTGAGTTCACCCGTACAAAGCTCCTCAAGCCAGTTCTGAAACACATCATTATGTGGATCTGTTGTCGTACTACCCTGCCAGTCAAAGGCCTGTAAATTGTGAAACGAAAACCCTGAGCCGATGATCAGAATATTTTCTTCCTTCAATTGTCGTAAAGCGCGACCAATCGCTATATGTTTAGCGGGATCCAGGCCCTTCACTAAAGACAGCTGCTGCACCGGAATATTCGCATCGCGATACATCAGTTTCAGGGGGATAAACACCCCATGATCAAAGCCGCGTTGCACGTCAACCTGGGTTTGAATGCCCTGATCATTGAGTAAATTGACAATCCGCTGTCCCAGCTGCGGATGCCCTGCCGCCGGGTACTCAATCGCATAGGACTCCTTCGGAAAACCGTAATAATCGTAATACAATGACGGATTCGCCGCGCCGAGCACCGTAACACAAGGCTCTTCCCAGTGCGCGCTGATAACCACAATCGCCTCTGGACGATGCAGCGTCGAAGAAAGCCCTGTCATAAATTCGACCATCTTCTGATGACTGGGCTCGCCCAGCAAAGGCAACGGACCACCGCCATGGGAAACGTAAATAATCTGCCCTGCTGGATTCGTCTTCGTGGTCATAGATTCTCTCCTTTCGCTCTGGCAGAAAAAAGCGATTACCGTAAACCTTAACGTATCAGGTCTGATACGCAAGAACGATCTACACGTCTCTTTTTATCTCCGTTCGGC
This is a stretch of genomic DNA from uncultured Desulfuromonas sp.. It encodes these proteins:
- a CDS encoding LTA synthase family protein; translation: MPRLMPFPRTDSHFVLLTRMLQVLLVIFFLLRLSLTVASWQQIPHSLSALLLVFIGGMGQDLAFSMYALLPPALILLLTPQRLLHSKPVVWLSKAVIFFSMTAVAFVVAAEVLFWQEFSTRFNFIAVDYLIYRREVTQNIYESYPMGLVALYLLVASALLFALLSTPLKEAFSSQEPFPQRAGRFGMLLLLAVLVGWGLPSGGFKRSTNNYVNELATNGPYQFVAAFHNNSLNYRTFYHLGDDRSLSQQLRQQLHVTSPAHSMYDISRPVRTSQPTQPLNVILITVESLSAKYMSRFHDENKPVLTPFLDRLATQSLFFSDLYATGTRTTRGLEAITLSLPPTPGRSLVKRPDNGPFYSLGGVLKQQGYDTAFLYGGRGFFDNMNAFFSGNGYRIIDEGDYSDEEITFKNAWGVCDEDLYNKTLQQADKAVAAQRPFFFQLMTTSNHRPYTYPDGKIDIPSGSGRDGAVRYTDYALEQFFTQARQHDWFDNTIFVVVADHCAGSAGKVGLPIARYHIPLFIYAPAHIAARDYSQVASQIDLAPTLLGLLHINYTSHFFGEDLLASTYQPRALIGNYQKLGLYRKNSLVILEPQQIITQINDPWHSEQLLQGDPQQEDVQLAEAYYQGADYLIQHKLHHSDRAFPESVPAHRHEQNVKKTTTTSFKTQLKQLLFKSICCGKSHGM
- a CDS encoding class III extradiol ring-cleavage dioxygenase codes for the protein MTTKTNPAGQIIYVSHGGGPLPLLGEPSHQKMVEFMTGLSSTLHRPEAIVVISAHWEEPCVTVLGAANPSLYYDYYGFPKESYAIEYPAAGHPQLGQRIVNLLNDQGIQTQVDVQRGFDHGVFIPLKLMYRDANIPVQQLSLVKGLDPAKHIAIGRALRQLKEENILIIGSGFSFHNLQAFDWQGSTTTDPHNDVFQNWLEELCTGELTQAEREQLLIEWQKAPSARYCHPREEHLMPLHTCVALADGPATKIFDDYILGKRAIAFKW
- the anfO gene encoding Fe-only nitrogenase accessory protein AnfO, with protein sequence MKIAAFVNHQGNSAYFHETGDVCLYEQIKGTWQQTKKIALEINGKMSLAEIRNAFFTTMDQLEGCRVFIVREFRGLFHALLLEELGYHTWKSEGALLEQLDHVAQKEREYVAELAQKSATEPAQPSGHCGCGSGCSSRRMSATPVSGCGATPPQQPSEQLPQPTRIGPIEQRLYRLDLGTVLQQHPELNSWQILHPVLEKKHFNLLEIRCDHVPKWFAHELQQLHLTATETLVGTETRVVVSHA
- a CDS encoding gamma-glutamylcyclotransferase family protein; amino-acid sequence: MNAPNTINHLLFAYGSNMSEQQMALRCGGKPQVVAIAHLPDHQASFHGYSRRWDGAEMTVSPQEGATVWGVVYALTLSASERLDGWQDVKLDGTGAYFHYPTEVVGTDGTIYPVLVYKKAYQRECETPSDGYLNTIIAAAEHHHLPEDYVNTLRGVTTKKATFEVPRIFEHERSATFAPTSCSGCGG
- a CDS encoding sigma 54-interacting transcriptional regulator, translated to MFPLLYQMSRVIAESANLCHSLLILQQIMAREMNFVCGMITLHHQRSGRILIHESFGLTDEEASKGVYALGEGITGKVVESGHAIMLPCISEEPSFLHRTRSLKYGLDQELSFICVPIKRGCKVLGTISAERIYDSDRLLELDVELLATFAAMLAPTVELHLMEQVDKVYLERENQRLNDALRAKFKPTNIIGNSKPMLEVYDLIDKIAAAKTTVLILGESGVGKELVAGAIHYNGALAEGPFVKFNCAALPESLIESELFGHEKGAYTGASGCRVGRFEDADGGTIFLDEIGELSPAMQAKLLRVLQEKTFERVGSNRSIRVDIRIIAATNRDLGEMVALGLFREDLYYRLNVFPITIPPLRDRGSDIVALADHFVAHFAESAAKKVKRISTPALNMLMSYHWPGNVRELENVIERAVILAEEEVVQGFHLPPSLQTPEITGIAAQGRLNAKLDSVEYELLVEALKSHCGNVTKTARELGMTRRVLGLRMAKYQLDYKSFR
- a CDS encoding NifB/NifX family molybdenum-iron cluster-binding protein; the encoded protein is MKIAFASTDGKTVNRNFDQARDFTIWHLHGTQLRNAGKRSAITTNRFDRACQQARLSAIADCDLVCSLDIAPEAAAQVARHLFHLKTIQECAISEILERLRQVAVGTPPPWLQKALRDDAAR
- a CDS encoding NAD(+)--dinitrogen-reductase ADP-D-ribosyltransferase encodes the protein MFSLGETLLSYRSFNFCDQPPWIIGSHAFNDHPQPLEIQGVRRNNRFLFDRLEQTACAPERARLFQDYMSVKFQLHNWQQQDSDRARDSIRNSYLNFLKGWMIDSNSISGAVFKHWVESRFGLHPTFHRERIDGISSEAYFRFMIDVTHGRSCTNALSSQFDLLYEFTQYELQQRYPDQDCLTLYRGTHDAEEHDIVESFSKWQQIVRLNNLISFTREQERAWEFGRTVWETRVPLAKIFFFYDLLPGSILRGEDEYMVIGGEYRVQRML